The genomic interval TTTCGACAGGCACGCCCTTTGTCAGCGTGAGTTCCGGCTGCCGGATTGTCGAGTCCTTGGAAAGAACGATGGCTTCATGCCAGATGTTACTCACCAATTCGCGGTCATTCACGAACACGCTGTATTGACTGCCGGGCAACACGCGGGCCGTGAATCGCCCCTCCGCATTTGTACGCGAATAGACCACATCGGATTCATGCTCCTGCTCACCGTCGAAACTCCAAAACTCCACTAAAAGCCCTGACAGATTTCCCGCCACTCCCGAAGCCCGCCCTTGCACGAGGATTCTTTCGCTCGCCCGTGATGGCGCCACCAGGATCTGATAGGCCCCGTCAGGCGCCTTCTCTACCGATCGTTCACCAATCACGCGCCAGTGATTTCGGTCAGCGACGGAAAAATACATCCGATCCTTCGCCCACGCGGGAACCCAGGCGAATGTTGCTTCCCCGTTTACATTCGTCCTCTGCAACGTGACGGGAACTTCCCCCACAAACGACTCGCCGTGCTGGCCATCGACAGCGACAAATGAAAGAAGGACATTGGGCACGGGCCGCTGCTGAGCATCGACGGCGCGAACTCGCACGGGATCGCCACGACTCACCACAATTTTCAAATGTTCACCGAATTGTTCTCGGGTCGGATTGCGTGCGGCATGAACTCCACCGATCCGGTGATCGTCGGTCCAGGCCGACATCAGAAAAACGCTCTCATCCTTGGGGACTAAGAACTCGGCAATACCGCTCACATTGGTTGTACCCGAATAGTCAAACGAACCGGCGTTGAAGTGCACATGTGCATTTGCAACCGATTCGACGCCATCGGTGACATGCACCTGAATCACACGCGTCGGCGATAGCACGAGGCGTTGAGCCGAAAGACATTGGCGTCTCAGGGTGTGCCCCTTGAGCACTAATGAGGCCTGCCACTTCCAATCGGACGTCCGAATGAGAATCGACGGATTGTTGAGTTTCGTTCCCGTCAATCTGATCTCAAACCGTCCTTCGGAAATCTTGGCACTCAAGACATCACTTCGGCCTTGCTCCAGGATCGCATCCTTCACCAACGAGCCGTCAGGTAAATGCACCGAACCTTGCATCGTCAAAATGGGAATTTCATCCTCGGTCGTTGATGTATCGGACGGAATTGCTGCAGTCAGTGGAGTGTTCGGGTCCAGTGCGTCGGTTGATTCGGCAGCGTCTGCGACTTCGGGAGCTTGAGCGGCATCATTCACGTCGAGGCGTTCTACAGATGCCGCAGATGTCGGCCGAACGAAGGAGAGCAGTCCCGCCGCGGGCAACCCCGCCAGTAGAACCAACGCGAGCGACACAACAGAAATCCGCGCCGACAACGGCCGCGACAAATCCAACAAAACCCGCACCCGTTGTCCGATCTCGCTGCTTCGTGCCATGGCCGTTCCAAGCTGAAGGCGTGATGGGTGTCGATTCGCCGCAGCAATCTCGACGAGATAACGCGCGTACTCGATACGATTTCCCAGTGCCACGGCCGCCGCCTCGTCGCAGGCGAGCTCCGCAAGCTGATTCAGTCGTTGCTTCGTCAGCCAACTGACGGGATGAAACCAATAGAAGATCGTCGCAATCTCGGCCAGGAAGCTGACCAATGTGTCTCGCCGTCGAAGATGTGATAACTCGTGTGAGAAGACGGCGTGGAATTTTCCCGCGGTCCAACTTCGCCAGGTTTGTGGCAACAGAATCAAGGGTTGCCACAAACCCACCACAACGGGACTCTCAATCTGATCAGTTTCGTACACCAGTTCACGAAGTCGCGAGAGGTCAGAGACAATGGCCGACCTTCGCAGCAAGCGTCGTACTCGCTGTATCGCTATTAGCAGTCGAAGCAACATTGCGCCGACGCCAATCAACCAAATCATCACCGCAATCGGGAAGAGGAGCTGCTTCGGATTGAATCCAGAAGAACTTACAGCGCCAACAGGTCTCGTTGGAGATGGCTCAGCAATCGCCACATTCGACGCACTCATTGCAGACTCGCCGTTTTCTACGGCAGGTGAGTCCCCCGCAGATGGAATTGGATGCAGGTGGGAAAACGCCTGGAATCGATCGCGAACATCATCGCGGTGAAATTCCGTTTCGCGTCCTCGTGCCAAGGCCGACGCGTTCAACTCGGCGGAATCGTGTCGGTTTCGATCGACCGACGTTGTCGCGACCCGTTCACTTCCGAATTCCGAATGGATTTCCGTTGGCCAGATGGACAACGGAATGAACCAAGTGAGTCCGATGATTCCGGGGATTGGCAGAAACACCAATGTCAAAAGCACGACGGTCCAGATTCGGTGTTGGGTATGTACAGAGAGGTGCCGAACCGCACAAATGGCGGCGATCGCAAGGACAGCTGCCATGAACGCCTTGAGCGAGATATCCAAAAGCAGGAAGGCAATGCGTATGGAAAGTTGTTCGATCATGAAAGTCCTCGCCC from Schlesneria paludicola DSM 18645 carries:
- a CDS encoding M56 family metallopeptidase, with the translated sequence MIEQLSIRIAFLLLDISLKAFMAAVLAIAAICAVRHLSVHTQHRIWTVVLLTLVFLPIPGIIGLTWFIPLSIWPTEIHSEFGSERVATTSVDRNRHDSAELNASALARGRETEFHRDDVRDRFQAFSHLHPIPSAGDSPAVENGESAMSASNVAIAEPSPTRPVGAVSSSGFNPKQLLFPIAVMIWLIGVGAMLLRLLIAIQRVRRLLRRSAIVSDLSRLRELVYETDQIESPVVVGLWQPLILLPQTWRSWTAGKFHAVFSHELSHLRRRDTLVSFLAEIATIFYWFHPVSWLTKQRLNQLAELACDEAAAVALGNRIEYARYLVEIAAANRHPSRLQLGTAMARSSEIGQRVRVLLDLSRPLSARISVVSLALVLLAGLPAAGLLSFVRPTSAASVERLDVNDAAQAPEVADAAESTDALDPNTPLTAAIPSDTSTTEDEIPILTMQGSVHLPDGSLVKDAILEQGRSDVLSAKISEGRFEIRLTGTKLNNPSILIRTSDWKWQASLVLKGHTLRRQCLSAQRLVLSPTRVIQVHVTDGVESVANAHVHFNAGSFDYSGTTNVSGIAEFLVPKDESVFLMSAWTDDHRIGGVHAARNPTREQFGEHLKIVVSRGDPVRVRAVDAQQRPVPNVLLSFVAVDGQHGESFVGEVPVTLQRTNVNGEATFAWVPAWAKDRMYFSVADRNHWRVIGERSVEKAPDGAYQILVAPSRASERILVQGRASGVAGNLSGLLVEFWSFDGEQEHESDVVYSRTNAEGRFTARVLPGSQYSVFVNDRELVSNIWHEAIVLSKDSTIRQPELTLTKGVPVEIQITQGSDPEPMKNAWIHFESQHPSNQGRRFWGKTDENGHYAAPVSPGTLTIRASDGDWETTRTVEVIDGKPLAVHLHRKLTTGQPISGKLTLPAGATADLNHASVRIASMDGESKDETTVTADEQGRFTASIMATRICVLAASTDERYFGCGIMDVSSDSIELLMYPTVDYQGIVLDQDQQPMPNVEVRMNARLTDQYLNAEKKARFERLYKDYFERRMVTTDANGEFSFSSIPQKIELMMQFTLPGAKNSNLWQQRILEPDEARTREVFHLESTSNSKEVVPVSLETGMSRLLQNCRVTGIHALVIVSGEGDIAAPFIKNHLSDQDGVSDLDSYLSKQVSGPEIRQRPEDLQFFEAKQWPLPKKDSLFLVALHGRGDELGRITVDLRDDQKSAKDVARFLKVHLPPQQDAKAGLESALAEAKKSGRRVWARVSQTRCGPCFSLSRWLDAQKELLEKDYVLYKFDDVRDLNGADLSVALNFDMHGVPCHAILDSAGKELVNSIGPLGNIGDPAGSVEGKRHLKLMLKSTAQRLTDADIEALLHSLPND